A stretch of DNA from Synergistota bacterium:
CGAAAGCTTTGTTGAGTTTGCTTTGAAGGCGGGTGAGATGAATCTCCGAGTTATGAAACTTCTTAAAAAGGCTCATATAGAAAGTTTTGGAGGGCCTCGCCCTGCGGAGGTCGAAACGGGGACGCGTAAGGGCCACGCGATAATAGTCACAGGGCATAACCTAAAGGCGCTTGAGGAGCTTCTAAAGCAGGTTGAGGGGAAAAATATTTATGTTTATACTCACTCTGAAATGCTCCCAGCCCATGGATATCCGGAGCTCAGAAAATACGAAAACCTTGCGGGTAATCTTGGCAAGGCATGGTTCGATCAAAAGGAGCTGTTTGATAGGTATCCTGCTGCTATATTGGGGACATCAAATTGCGTTCTGCTTCCTAAACCATCATATAAAGATCGTTTCTTTACCACGGGAATAGCGAAACTTCCCGAGGTTAAACACATAGATGGATACGATTATTCTCCCGTTATAGAAAAAGCGCTTTCTCTACCTGAGCTTGAGGAAAAGCCTGGGGATTATAAGCTTAAAACGGGATTTTCTAAAAGCACCGTTCTTTCTCTGGCAAATAAAATAAAGGATCTTGTTGAGGAAGGCAAGATAAGGCGTTTCTTCCTGGTGGGTGGGTGTGATACGCCGTTGAAAAAATCCTCTTACTATAGGGAGTTTGTGCAAAAATTGCCAAAGGACACTATTGTCTTAACCCTTGCTTGTGGCAAGTTTAGAATAAACGATCTTGACCTTGGCGAGATAGATGGTATTCCAAGGCTTATAGATC
This window harbors:
- the hcp gene encoding hydroxylamine reductase, which translates into the protein MFCYQCSQTAMGKGCTVSGVCGKVPTVARLQDNLIYALKGISAYYYHARELGYKDEEIVYFLGEALYSTLTNVNFDAESFVEFALKAGEMNLRVMKLLKKAHIESFGGPRPAEVETGTRKGHAIIVTGHNLKALEELLKQVEGKNIYVYTHSEMLPAHGYPELRKYENLAGNLGKAWFDQKELFDRYPAAILGTSNCVLLPKPSYKDRFFTTGIAKLPEVKHIDGYDYSPVIEKALSLPELEEKPGDYKLKTGFSKSTVLSLANKIKDLVEEGKIRRFFLVGGCDTPLKKSSYYREFVQKLPKDTIVLTLACGKFRINDLDLGEIDGIPRLIDLGQCNDAIVAIEIAQALADLFGVGVNDLPLTFVISWMEQKAVAILWTLLYLGIKGIYLGPILPAWVNDDILSILKENYDIRLIGDPEEDIKEMLS